The following are encoded together in the Plasmodium vinckei vinckei genome assembly, chromosome: PVVCY_12 genome:
- a CDS encoding ferlin, putative, which translates to MSIGKKTQYNIKVDIHEVKDLSFRESTNEKEIIPNPYIEIKVNDETKCTAKKNQAVNVVYNTSFNFSMDLTDYDFQRTSVEVCVLHKYTIQSALIGKCSFSLNYVYSKVQHWIYRIWVKLRNPDLPLDDVGYLLISVGVYGPGDSIPIINDSIKTNMHDHEIYTNNKGIDIHITHYDLCINIFRGQDIEFINNANSLFQNNLEPYVRVIHNGFEEKTKIIRNDPNPVWNLSVHLPTCTPCYDKNIIIELINGETNGVVIYSILLDFFEILKREIAPRWFNIYYNPQNYIFPRSSIYSQNINQNSSNPHAFGNNPNVNNNQSVAGIGNTINNVSTFGNYLFSGTTAEKLFKNAAQGININDILGITKVQNMFINDSLKEFYLYGGRIFLGVNITKIHAPGPICIKSAKIEHDPPNKEYIFCADIYEILGVEGNNKQAECEPNNVNNITDETGINERSNFNSNGDSIICVCGLGPHKLKTPPLLPNEAGSYVLNESAGRINEFRIFLPQNNNEQIYDIFLYIYVKSNISVTDWITNRRNIYNSILNTEGEDGDINKIQKINKMSSINQISDDMFNTNSEILNNYRLKSFVRIPFKYLLLNENKPKWFSMKNVETDAHDYNISFFANLIPCNLYKKRPKRLEYKLSRYFFRALIYEGLHFPAKGYNAFPDPYIKIEIAGQTIKTSTILHTLNPNYYEAYEVEVILPTNLNLAPDISIEAFSVNKSFLYNDDILLGSCTYPIMKVPMEWKRSPIWINLKSSQYKKCKAKLLVAFELVPYEKVVNDDQYPFYDDIRPSTLPGHVSLFLVGIRMFKPLKDPSVTVCFGRDIDDTSQFLWHETTNKVISGKEGNWNFLKYFSLDVALPKRMQHHSFLEVRVEDRGSSTGFTGGTANGYNSINAINNDNLVGTAYITLNPLLPWLYEYEQRECIELFKLHLLEEVLIEDAEKARKTYNSALIYKKSSIFSKKMSNDIFEIQGTDEERDEYGNNNVFHALSLNMLEENPFLEYGDEDAEEPEEGENGFKKGIHKIEDINETRDSVIELENKIKSNDISSPNGINIMNEYDKIYDVNNQKKEIKKKKKNRKNINNEYVPYNDPDFANVRIEDPLEHVCFTQKSGGLDNDVDITAYSNNNGSISNINENRMNKQYASANTLDNTENCGKTIYGFSEDMLNFQLSLAYDDDHDELQREEMLYEYEVDMDINDLPYLRATIFRCTDSGIPEAVGYLKYICNVYDEKTMHKKKEMVKACDNLVREYRLTRNLVVRAYIIQARGLNPPSGATDITTYVWIKNSDEITNIPGGLSHNIKDTGHIKKQGYKPEFNRCYQLLCSFPDESIIQVCVMNQGSISDEVIGYTYIDMEDRYFNKKIKQLMLDDIMPIELRSLKLENSTISHGSLRCWFEIFTEEFAHLNPVKILCSNEPDDYQLRLVVWKVSNVAMDNNSTVSLFVRCIYADDDSEDIRDTDIHYNSKNGKGTFNWRFVYNVKIPTNSTTLKVQIHNYALLSSNEPIGESSLDLSSHFYRARKKKGFYHIPRFSISCKHPAHKNKIRGNIEIEACILPKNEADVGPVGNGRDEPNKDPFLPPITENRTYVDWVTINEKLGDATASIMQGLKWTGVWVMVAFVVIGILFIMFLLK; encoded by the exons ATGAGTATAGGAAAAAAAACgcaatataatataaaggTGGACATACATGAAGTTAAAGATTTGAGTTTTCGAGAAAGtacaaatgaaaaagagaTAATACCTAATCCTtatattgaaataaaagttaatgatgaaacaaaatgtacagctaaaaaaaatcaagcAGTAAATgttgtatataatacatcatttaatttttctatgGATTTAACTGATTATGATTTTCAAAGAACAAGTGTAGAAGTGTGTgtattacataaatatacaattcAAAGTGCATTAATTGGAAAATGTTCTTTTAGtttaaattatgtatattcaAAGGTTCAACATTGGATATATAGAATATGGGTTAAATTACGAAATCCTGATTTACCTTTAGATGATGTAggatatttattaatatcgGTTGGAGTATATGGGCCTGGTGACTCGATACCGATTATAAATGATAGTATAAAGACAAATATGCATGACcatgaaatatatacaaataacaAAGGAATagatatacatataacCCATTATgatttatgtataaatatatttagagGACAAGACATcgaatttataaataatgctaatagtttatttcaaaataatttagaaCCATATGTTAGAGTAATACATAATGGGTttgaagaaaaaacaaaaattatacgAAATGACCCAAATCCTGTTTGGAATTTAAGTGTTCATTTACCTACATGTACACCTtgttatgataaaaatataattatagaaTTAATTAATGGAGAAACAAATGGTgttgttatatatagtattttacttgatttttttgaaatattaaaaagagAAATAGCTCCACGATggtttaatatttattataatcctcaaaattatatcttCCCAAGAAGTAGTATTTACtctcaaaatataaatcagAATTCTAGTAATCCTCATGCTTTTGGTAATAATCCAAATGTGAATAATAATCAGTCTGTTGCTGGTATTGGGAATACAATTAATAATGTTAGTACATTtggaaattatttattttctggGACAACTGCAgaaaaactttttaaaaatgctGCACAaggaataaatattaatgatatattagGTATAACAAAAGttcaaaatatgtttattaatGATAGTTTAAAAgaattttatctttatgGTGGTCGTATATTTCTAGGAGTAAATATTACAAAGATTCATGCTCCTGGTCCTATATGCATTAAATCAGCAAAAATAGAGCATGACCCACctaataaagaatatatattttgtgctgatatttatgaaatattagGAGTTGAAGGAAATAATAAGCAAGCAGAATGTGAACCTAATAATGTGAATAATATAACTGATGAAACTGGAATAAATGAGAGATCCAATTTTAATAGTAATGGGGATAGTATTATATGTGTATGTGGATTAGGACctcataaattaaaaactcCACCACTACTTCCAAACGAAGCAGGATCTTatgttttaaatgaaaGTGCTGGAAGAATAAATGAATTTCGTATATTTTTAccacaaaataataatgaacagatttatgatatatttctttatatatatgtaaaatcaaatatatcAGTTACCGATTGGATTACGAATAGAcggaatatatataatagtattTTAAATACAGAAGGGGAAGATggtgatataaataaaattcaaaagataaataaaatgagtTCAATTAATCAAATATCTGATGATATGTTTAATACAAACTctgaaattttaaataattatagaTTAAAAAGTTTTGTTAGGATaccatttaaatatttacttttaaatgaaaataagcCAAAATGGTTTTCAATGAAAAATGTTGAAACAGATGCACatgattataatatatcattttttgcaAATTTAATACCttgtaatttatataaaaaaagaccTAAAAGGTTAGAATATAAATTGTCacgatatttttttcgtgcTTTAATTTATGAAGGTTTACATTTTCCAGCTAAAGGATATAATGCATTTCCTGACCCgtacataaaaatagagATAGCTGGACAGACAATAAAAACAAGTACTATTTTACATACATTAAAtccaaattattatgagGCATATGAAGTTGAAGTTATATTACCAACAAATTTAAATCTTGCTCCAGATATATCAATAGAAGCATTTTCAgtaaataaatcatttctatataatgatgatattttattggGTTCATGTACATATCCTATTATGAAAGTTCCTATGGAATGGAAACGATCACCTATATGGATTAATTTGAAATCTTctcaatataaaaagtgtaAAGCAAAATTATTAGTTGCTTTTGAATTAGTACCATATGAAAAAGTAGTTAATGATGATCAATATCCATTTTATGATGATATAAGACCATCTACTTTACCTGGGCatgtttctttatttttagttgGTATTCGTATGTTTAAACCTTTGAAAGATCCATCTGTTACTGTTTGTTTTGGTCGAGATATAGATGATACATCTCAATTTTTATGGCATGAAACTACTAATAAAGTTATATCTGGAAAAGAAGGGAATtggaattttttaaaatatttttctcttgATGTAGCATTACCTAAACGTATGCAGCATCATAGTTTTTTAGAAGTTCGAGTGGAGGATAGAGGATCTAGTACTGGTTTTACGGGTGGGACAGCTAATGGGTATAATTCAATTAAtgctataaataatgataactTAGTAGGTACTGCTTATataaccctaaaccctctTCTTCCATGGTTATATGAATATGAGCAAAGGGAATGTATAGAATTGTTTAAACTACATTTATTGGAAGAGGTTTTAATTGAAGACGCGGAAAAAGCAAGgaaaacatataatagtgcattaatatataaaaaaagttcaATATTCtctaaaaaaatgtcaaatgatatatttgaaatacAAGGAACAGATGAAGAAAGAGATGAATatggtaataataatgttttcCATGCATTAtcattaaatatgttaGAAGAGAATCCATTTTTAGAATATGGTGATGAAGATGCAGAAGAACCAGAGGAAGGTGAAAATGGGTTCAAAAAAGGGATACATAAAATAGaagatataaatgaaacTAGAGATAGTGTAATAGAATtagaaaacaaaataaaatcaaatGATATTTCTAGTCCAAATGGAATAAACATAATGAATGAGTAtgacaaaatatatgatgtaaataatcaaaaaaaagaaattaaaaaaaaaaaaaaaaatcgaaaaaatataaataatgaatatgttCCTTATAATGATCCCGATTTTGCAAATGTTCGAATTGAAGACCCATTAGAACATGTATGTTTTACACAAAAATCAGGTGGATTGGATAATGATGTTGATATAACTGcatattcaaataataatggatctatttcaaatataaatgagaACCGCATGAACAAGCAATATGCATCTGCTAATACATTGGATAATACAGAAAATTGTGGAAAAACAATTTATGGGTTCAGTGAAGATATGttaaattttcaattatCATTAGCATATGATGATGATCATGATGAATTACAAAGAGAAGAGATGttatatgaatatgaaGTAGATATGgatataaatgatttaCCATATTTAAGGGCAACCATATTTAGATGCACTGATTCTGGAATACCAGAAGCAGTTggttatttaaaatatatatgtaatgtatatgatgaaaaaacaatgcataaaaaaaaagaaatggtTAAAGCATGTGATAACTTAGTAAGAGAATATAGATTAACACGAAATTTAGTAGTAAgagcatatattattcaagCAAGAGGTTTAAATCCGCCATCAGGAGCTACAGATATAACAACCTATGTATGGATTAAAAACAGTGATGAAATAACAAACATTCCAGGTGGTTTATCACATAATATTAAAGATACAggacatataaaaaaacaaggaTATAAACCTGAATTTAATAGATGTTATCAATTATTATGTTCATTTCCTGATGAATCAATAATACAAGTATGTGTAATGAATCAAGGTTCTATATCTGATGAAGTAATAggatatacatatatagataTGGAAGAtagatattttaataaaaaaataaaacaactAATGTTAGATGATATTATGCCAATAGAATTAAGATCATTGAAATTAGAAAATAGTACAATATCACATGGGTCATTAAGATGTTggtttgaaatatttacagAAGAATTTGCACATTTAAATCctgttaaaattttatgttcAAATGAACCAGATGATTATCAATTACGATTAGTTGTATGGAAAGTTTCTAACGTAGCTATGGATAATAATTCAACAGTTAGTCTCTTTGTTAGATGTATATATGCAGATGATGATTCAGAAGATATTAGAGATACAGATATACATtataatagtaaaaatgGTAAGGGTACATTTAATTGGAGATTTGTTTATAATGTCAAAATTCCTACAAATTCAACAACCCTTAAAGTTCAAATACATAATTATGCTCTTTTGTCATCAAATGAACCAATTGGTGAATCGTCTCTCGATTTATCATCTCATTTTTATCGAgctcgaaaaaaaaaaggtttCTACCACATTCCTAG ATTCTCTATTTCTTGTAAGCACCCAGCacataaaaacaaaattcgAGGAAATATAGAAATCGAAGCATGTATATTGCCAAAGAATGAAGCAGATGTGGGTCCTGTTGGAAATGGACGAGATGAGCCAAATAAAGATCCATTTTTACCACCCATAACAGAGAATAGAACTTATGTAGATTGGGTGACTATAAATGAAAAGTTAGGAGATGCAACTGCATCTATAATGCAAGGATTGAAATGGACAG GAGTATGGGTTATGGTTGCATTTGTTGTTATtggaattttatttataatgtttTTGTTAAAATGA
- a CDS encoding C-mannosyltransferase, putative translates to MNCVEIMTSKKYHYTQRNDDRSEYPNRINALQRFNIYPEIVLGTIWRLLKLETLFATPYNFYVYAGINKKNSKDVFYNETSWIFFERKFCFCLYVGDYFTYIYYSQRKEGKKGYDTLSVLYRYILFDIPFLYFFPLQQISALNYVPLLFYGFFFLITWQFSVFILLTNIVSLFIVYLLGYEIKKEFENILIVFGLSYILSLVVTLFPRYMLYTYFPYVLVSILVTIIYSDIINTENNIAFKDQKLKPIKNKETNKKDKSLISMSMNIFKNNSNTNMTNKIVEGMNEIQNNLFKKDKIKIDENNITNFNILKKIKFMLKNGFISVFIFLFLRILIINKTKDDSHVLSLLKVRLNIGNHNFDTMIYSGGGEFKPFSKNMFNMIKETALFDYSIIFVIIYSFYIIIYLKSKYIKKDTIKFNEFITPNFIFLLIQAIFFIFLMLIIARLRVLALPLLCVISSLVGSPTFLNNIIFIIASPSFPLVRKLRKAAKIMIHIICIYEWIYPFMKYFPKYEYINIIRNEPSNLQNNLDLISWLKINIKEGEPILADIPTSSFLRSTTNFKMILHPQYEDVGLRKRVQDYYMLASCIPFVDAKKYYYEKYKIRYIISNIYRCASINGGMGPFNLADQIDSNYSRCTNKKNIRFCQKVIYDDTNYKTLYRNGKYSVIKFTSKVIEDNEPYQPIEESKYADISYFMPWISRCIKTDNKCAIHIAEVARTNLDILQNYKIASLLYNYIENKIFNHPKTNDTNDDKLEDEIKWDKDILTIFHLAEYYDYDMKNINKANMLYKKATDLIIPNDIQHNQDISLTTGHMIGRTPMIPLTSQIHILSSYIYFLRDTKIFKSKNELFILYNKIDKLIKVVTFSLDNGYYYENIKSNESDKTEQITKIIFYKKNLGHILNDLCEHAIHIYTIKHEYTEYQSIYKNIWNLVKKVSYLDECVLKNFHILENRKLNQIDYFKFFYIY, encoded by the exons CTTCTGTTTATATGTGGGGgattattttacatatatatattattctcAGAGAAAAGAAGGTAAGAAAGGATATGATACCTTATCTGTTTTATAtcgatatattttatttgacaTACCattcctttatttttttcctctTCAACAGATATCAGCTTTAAACTATGTGCCCCTACTTTTTTAtggctttttttttttaataacatGGCAATTTTCtgttttcattttgctAACCAATATTGTTAGTCTTTTTATAGTTTATTTATTGggatatgaaataaaaaaagaatttgaAAACATATTAATTGTTTTTGGCTTGtcttatatattatctttAGTAGTTACTTTATTTCCAAgatatatgttatatacatatttccCATATGTCCTTGTTTCAATTCTAGTAACAATCATATATAGTGATATTATAAACacagaaaataatatagcaTTTAAAGATCAAAAATTAAAGccaattaaaaataaagaaactaacaaaaaagataaatccTTAATTAGTATGTCAatgaacatttttaaaaataattcaaacaCAAATATGACTAACAAAATAGTAGAAGGGATGAATgaaattcaaaataatttatttaaaaaagacaaaataaaaatagatgaaaataatataaccaactttaatatattaaaaaaaattaaatttatgttaaaaaatggatttatatcagtatttatatttctatttttacgtatacttataataaacaaaacaaaagaTGATTCACATGTTctttcattattaaaagTCAGATTAAATATAGGAAACCATAATTTTGATACAATGATATATAGTGGAGGAGGAGAGTTTAAaccattttcaaaaaatatgtttaatatgataaaagAAACAGCTTTATTTGATTAttctattatatttgtaattatatatagtttttatataatcatatatttaaaatcgaaatatataaaaaaagacacaataaaatttaatgaatttattacaccaaattttatttttttattaatacaagctatattttttatattccttATGTTAATAATAGCTAGACTTCGTGTCTTAGCATTGCCTCTTTTATGTGTCATTTCATCTTTGGTTGGATCCCctacttttttaaataatataatttttattattgctaGTCCTTCTTTTCCTTTAGTCAG AAAACTGAGAAAAGCGGCAAAAATCAtgatacatataatttGCATCTATGAATGGATATATCCatttatgaaatattttccgaaatatgaatacataaatattataagaaACGAACCATCAAATTtgcaaaataatttagattTAATTAGTTggttgaaaataaatataaaagaggGGGAACCAATATTAGCTGATATACCTACATCGAGTTTTTTAAGATCAACAAccaattttaaaatgatTTTACATCCACAATATGAAGATGTAGGATTACGAAAACGGGTTCAAGATTATTACATGCTAGCTAGTTGTATACCTTTTGTTgatgcaaaaaaatattattatgaaaaatataaaattcgttatattattagtaatatttatagatgTGCATCTATAAATGGGGGAATGGGCCCATTTAATTTAGCGGATCAAATAGATTCTAATTATTCTAGATgcacaaataaaaaaaatatccgATTTTGCCAAAAAGTAATATATGATGATACCAATTATAAAACTTTATATagaaatggaaaatatagtgttataaaatttactTCAAAAGTTATTGAAGATAATGAACCGTATCAACCAATTGAAGAATCAAAATATGCTGACATCTCATATTTTATGCCATGGATATCTAGATGTATAAAAACAGATAATAAATGTGCAATTCATATAGCTGAAGTTGCAAGAACGAATTTAgatatattacaaaattataaaatagcatcccttttatataattatatagaaaacaaaatttttaacCATCCTAAAACCAATGACACCAATGATGACAAACTGgaagatgaaataaaatgggATAAAGATATTCTCacaatatttcatttagctgaatattatgattatgatatgaaaaatataaataaagcaaatatgttatataaaaaagcaaCCGATTTAATAATACCAAATGATATACAACATAATCAGGATATATCCCTGACAACTGGTCATATGATAGGTAGGACTCCTATGATTCCTTTAACTAGCCAAATACACATACTTTCATcgtatatatactttttacgagatacaaaaatatttaaaagtaaaaatgaattatttattctttataataaaatcgataaacttataaaagttgttacattttcattagataatggatattattatgaaaatataaaatcaaaTGAATCAGATAAAACGGAACAAATaactaaaataatattttataaaaaaaatttaggACATATTTTAAACGACTTGTGTGAACATGCaattcatatatacacTATTAAACATGAATATACAGAATATCAatctatttataaaaatatatggaacTTAGTTAAAAAAGTTTCATATCTAGATGAATgtgttttgaaaaattttcatatacttgaaaatagaaaattaaatcaaattgattatttcaaatttttttacatctATTAg